A genomic stretch from Marinobacter fonticola includes:
- a CDS encoding fibronectin type III domain-containing protein, which produces MLNGGAIKGVVSQGQVKAWSLEISPQTGKYEAVATLGQTAVTDSQGRFQLPVAGKTSGWVLIELSADGQTRMTCDVVPSCFVGTPDAVAFGETFILSEDFRLRAAVNLDASREVYLTPLSTLAVALAEESTAGLAGNSIEQAYGEMESAFGLRAGTLQLPPPDLVRLDGFTGSTDAVQLAVINAAFLSLVDGTNWNSIEEVLADSEALIRSEGAFSATTDSDGKPSVDKVMLRSVMLSEDLQGRVVDSSVRQSLETVKTLTENFYTQIVSSNTGDRGDRGDQAEVADTYARLSWDAPFTRMNGDKLYLGELSGYEIRYGRDADEMDNAVTIDDANATSYTIENLAEGEWYFAVRAIDTEGLASALSSVVSKSI; this is translated from the coding sequence GTGCTCAATGGTGGCGCTATCAAGGGCGTTGTCAGCCAGGGGCAGGTCAAGGCTTGGAGTCTTGAGATTAGCCCCCAGACGGGTAAATACGAGGCAGTCGCTACACTGGGGCAGACCGCGGTAACGGACAGTCAGGGCCGCTTCCAGCTCCCGGTTGCGGGTAAGACCTCAGGTTGGGTGTTGATTGAACTGAGCGCCGACGGACAAACCCGGATGACCTGCGATGTCGTGCCATCCTGTTTCGTGGGCACACCGGATGCGGTTGCTTTTGGCGAGACCTTTATCCTGAGCGAAGACTTCCGTCTGCGCGCTGCGGTCAACCTGGATGCTTCGCGGGAAGTTTATCTGACCCCGCTGTCCACGCTGGCGGTTGCCCTAGCCGAAGAGTCCACAGCGGGGCTGGCCGGAAACAGTATTGAACAGGCTTACGGTGAAATGGAGTCTGCTTTCGGATTGCGCGCCGGCACCCTGCAATTGCCACCGCCGGATTTGGTTCGTCTTGACGGATTCACAGGCAGTACGGACGCTGTCCAGCTCGCGGTCATCAACGCGGCGTTCCTGTCTCTCGTAGACGGAACGAACTGGAACTCGATCGAAGAGGTACTTGCGGACAGCGAGGCGCTCATTCGCAGCGAGGGAGCCTTCTCGGCGACAACGGATAGCGACGGTAAGCCCTCTGTCGATAAAGTTATGCTGCGGTCCGTGATGTTATCCGAGGACCTTCAAGGCAGAGTCGTAGATAGCAGCGTACGGCAGTCTTTGGAGACTGTGAAAACGCTAACGGAAAACTTCTACACGCAGATCGTATCCTCGAACACCGGTGATCGCGGAGATCGGGGTGATCAGGCCGAAGTCGCCGATACCTATGCACGACTGAGCTGGGACGCGCCGTTTACGCGGATGAACGGCGATAAGTTGTATTTAGGCGAATTGAGCGGTTACGAAATCCGTTACGGTCGTGATGCCGACGAAATGGACAACGCGGTCACTATCGATGACGCCAATGCCACCAGCTACACCATCGAGAACTTGGCGGAAGGCGAGTGGTACTTCGCGGTCAGGGCAATCGATACCGAAGGTCTGGCCAGCGCGTTATCGAGTGTGGTCAGCAAGTCGATCTAA
- a CDS encoding GNAT family N-acetyltransferase, with the protein MHTTKIHFDVRRFRPEFDCSAIGTLYQTSIENLARADYEPEALAAWCQWGKNTHGIGLTLNRGQTLIAQYSGRIAGFAQRQPKTHINMLYIHPDFARRGIGKALVEELALTAKREGVMRLTVNASRTSRGLFEKAGFIGSAPEWVERENVKIERFPMSLEL; encoded by the coding sequence ATGCATACAACCAAGATACACTTTGATGTCCGGCGCTTTCGCCCAGAATTCGACTGCTCCGCGATTGGCACCCTGTACCAGACCTCTATCGAAAACCTTGCTCGAGCCGATTACGAACCGGAAGCGCTAGCTGCATGGTGCCAATGGGGCAAAAACACTCATGGCATCGGCCTCACACTCAACCGAGGCCAGACGCTGATCGCCCAGTACAGCGGCCGAATTGCCGGTTTTGCCCAACGTCAACCGAAGACGCACATCAACATGCTGTACATCCACCCGGATTTCGCCCGACGCGGCATCGGCAAGGCGCTTGTAGAAGAACTTGCACTAACGGCCAAGCGAGAAGGCGTCATGCGCCTAACAGTCAACGCCAGCCGTACGTCACGAGGATTATTTGAAAAAGCAGGCTTTATTGGCAGTGCGCCGGAATGGGTTGAACGCGAAAACGTGAAGATCGAGCGATTCCCGATGTCACTGGAGCTTTGA
- a CDS encoding GGDEF domain-containing protein, producing MASSDHKKSTQGLEALIQQARRNEAIAAKLFDIELEMLRATDLSSFIDGLTENVRGRFELDDVWFVFTDIEENRRLLHLLDSQGALSERQLISTVDFLRLTDNGSYPLLRNRPKALARLIPSHLREYIGSLAILPLQMEGRLIGALILGASDGQRYQPGMEAFFLHQLAVKTSAGLTSIWAREQLRQLATRDPLTGLRNRRDMESTLEQELGRSQRYGQAMALLFLDLDDFKHVNDTWGHEAGDACLIHVANHFQALLRRDDSIFRFAGDEFIALLPGQNEASADQIGKRMLHELAQNPLTRNGSEISISFSYGVACIRPESNSTAEELLRIADKRLYEMKRSSERRKSQTATEDARDVTSAP from the coding sequence ATGGCATCGTCTGATCACAAGAAAAGCACCCAGGGGCTGGAAGCTTTAATTCAGCAGGCGCGCCGCAATGAGGCTATCGCTGCCAAACTCTTCGATATTGAACTGGAGATGCTTCGGGCCACCGACCTCTCCAGCTTTATCGACGGACTCACCGAAAATGTCAGGGGCCGCTTTGAGCTGGACGATGTCTGGTTTGTCTTTACCGATATCGAAGAAAATCGTCGTTTGCTGCACCTACTCGATAGCCAAGGCGCGCTGTCGGAAAGACAGCTGATCAGTACCGTCGATTTTCTGCGCCTGACCGACAACGGTAGTTATCCGCTGTTGAGAAACAGACCTAAAGCGCTAGCCAGGCTGATTCCCTCTCACCTCCGCGAGTACATCGGGTCTCTCGCGATATTGCCTCTGCAGATGGAAGGACGACTGATCGGCGCTCTGATTCTCGGCGCGTCCGATGGCCAGCGTTATCAACCGGGTATGGAAGCCTTCTTTCTACATCAATTGGCCGTGAAGACCTCGGCAGGACTAACCAGCATCTGGGCTCGGGAACAACTGCGCCAGCTTGCGACTCGCGACCCATTGACCGGCTTACGTAATCGCCGGGATATGGAATCAACTTTGGAGCAGGAGCTGGGGCGTTCGCAGCGTTACGGCCAAGCCATGGCCTTACTCTTTCTGGACCTTGACGATTTCAAGCACGTCAACGACACCTGGGGACACGAAGCCGGCGATGCCTGCCTGATTCATGTGGCCAACCATTTCCAGGCTCTGCTGCGCCGGGATGACAGCATATTCCGATTTGCTGGTGACGAATTTATCGCACTGCTCCCGGGCCAGAATGAAGCGAGCGCGGACCAAATCGGTAAGCGCATGCTGCATGAGCTGGCACAAAACCCCTTGACTCGGAATGGCTCGGAGATTTCGATCTCTTTCAGCTACGGCGTAGCCTGCATACGACCGGAATCCAACTCAACCGCAGAAGAGTTGCTCAGGATTGCAGATAAGCGGCTTTACGAAATGAAGAGAAGCAGCGAGAGGCGCAAGAGTCAGACCGCCACAGAGGACGCCAGAGATGTCACTAGCGCCCCTTAA
- the rnhB gene encoding ribonuclease HII has product MSNELIGASFVCAYQGVLLAGVDEVGRGPLAGPVVTAAVILDPDRPITGLMDSKVLTGVRREELALLIKEQAIAWSLGRCEVHEIDQINIYQATLVAMERAVAALMPFPEYVLVDGNCCPKWRWASEPVIKGDSRVEAISAASILAKVARDAELVELDARYPGYGLGVHKGYATPMHLEALGRLGASPVHRRSFRPVREALDAKGMIETDEAVVPVDLFDT; this is encoded by the coding sequence ATGAGTAATGAGTTGATTGGCGCGTCTTTTGTTTGCGCCTATCAAGGTGTACTGCTGGCGGGTGTCGATGAGGTGGGGCGAGGTCCGCTGGCCGGCCCCGTTGTCACCGCTGCCGTTATTCTCGATCCTGACCGCCCGATTACCGGGCTGATGGATTCGAAGGTCCTGACCGGGGTTCGTCGAGAGGAACTAGCCCTGCTCATAAAGGAACAGGCAATCGCTTGGAGTCTGGGGCGTTGCGAAGTGCACGAAATCGATCAGATCAATATCTACCAAGCAACGCTGGTTGCCATGGAGCGTGCTGTAGCCGCGTTGATGCCGTTTCCGGAGTATGTTCTCGTAGACGGTAACTGCTGTCCAAAGTGGCGTTGGGCTAGTGAGCCGGTTATTAAAGGCGATAGCCGGGTAGAGGCGATCAGTGCGGCTTCGATTCTGGCCAAAGTGGCAAGGGATGCCGAGTTGGTCGAGCTCGACGCCCGCTATCCGGGATACGGTTTGGGCGTTCACAAAGGGTATGCAACGCCCATGCATCTCGAGGCTCTAGGCCGACTGGGAGCTTCTCCCGTCCATCGGCGTTCGTTCCGTCCGGTTCGTGAAGCTCTAGATGCCAAGGGGATGATCGAGACAGATGAAGCTGTCGTTCCGGTTGACCTCTTCGATACTTGA
- the lpxB gene encoding lipid-A-disaccharide synthase produces the protein MIVSERPVTVGIVAGEASGDILGAGLIRALRQRYPNARFAGIGGEEMQAAGFHSLVPMERLSIMGLVEVLKHLGELVSIRRRVRDYFLTTPPDIVIGIDSPDFTIGLELQLRKAGICTAHYVSPSVWAWRRKRIFKIARAVDLMLTLFPFEAKFYEEHNVPVTFVGHPLADAVPLSPDTAAARKALDLPESGAVLAILPGSRAGEVERLGALFLSAAHWLQSRRPDLQLVIPCINRARQQQVQAIIDAQAVKLPVRLVLGRSREVMAAADVILLASGTATLEAMLLKKPMVVGYRLNTVTYFLASHLVKVPFFALPNLLAQRELVPEKLQDEATPESLGQAVLDHLESDGQASALKQAFTELHEQLRRNANERAADALVALIEGRTAELKGNRDE, from the coding sequence TTGATCGTTAGCGAACGTCCGGTCACGGTTGGTATCGTTGCCGGTGAAGCATCGGGGGATATTCTCGGCGCGGGCCTGATTCGCGCCTTACGCCAACGTTATCCCAACGCCCGGTTTGCGGGCATCGGGGGCGAGGAAATGCAGGCCGCCGGTTTCCATTCGCTGGTGCCCATGGAGAGGCTATCCATCATGGGATTGGTGGAAGTGCTCAAGCACTTGGGCGAGCTGGTCTCCATCCGGCGTCGCGTGCGCGACTATTTCCTGACCACGCCGCCGGATATCGTCATCGGTATCGATTCCCCGGATTTCACCATCGGCCTGGAGCTACAGCTCCGCAAGGCAGGTATATGCACGGCGCATTACGTGAGTCCGTCGGTCTGGGCGTGGCGTCGTAAGCGTATTTTCAAGATCGCCCGCGCGGTCGATCTGATGCTGACCCTGTTTCCTTTCGAGGCGAAGTTCTACGAGGAGCACAACGTACCGGTGACTTTTGTCGGCCACCCGCTAGCGGACGCGGTGCCGCTGTCTCCGGATACCGCAGCGGCACGCAAAGCGTTGGATCTCCCGGAATCTGGTGCTGTCCTGGCTATTCTTCCGGGGAGCCGCGCCGGTGAGGTGGAGCGCCTAGGGGCGCTGTTCTTGTCAGCGGCACATTGGCTGCAGTCACGTAGGCCAGATCTGCAATTGGTGATCCCCTGTATTAATCGGGCGAGGCAGCAACAGGTTCAGGCCATTATTGACGCTCAGGCAGTCAAGCTGCCCGTCAGGTTGGTCCTTGGCCGGTCCCGGGAAGTGATGGCGGCAGCTGACGTCATCCTACTCGCCTCGGGCACGGCTACCCTTGAGGCCATGCTGCTGAAGAAGCCTATGGTCGTGGGATACCGTCTGAACACCGTTACTTACTTTCTGGCTTCCCATCTTGTTAAAGTGCCGTTTTTCGCGCTGCCCAATCTGCTTGCACAGCGAGAGCTCGTCCCGGAGAAGTTGCAGGATGAAGCGACGCCTGAATCATTGGGGCAGGCTGTGTTGGATCACCTGGAATCGGATGGCCAGGCGAGTGCATTGAAGCAGGCTTTCACCGAACTTCATGAGCAGCTTCGCCGCAACGCCAATGAGCGGGCTGCTGATGCCCTTGTTGCTTTAATTGAAGGTCGAACAGCTGAATTGAAGGGTAATCGGGATGAGTAA
- the lpxA gene encoding acyl-ACP--UDP-N-acetylglucosamine O-acyltransferase: MATQVWTGVHPQAIVDPSAKLGKNVTVGPWSFVGPGVEIGDGTEVLSHVVIKGPTVVGRNNRIFQFCSIGEECQDKKYAGEPTTLVIGDNNVIRENCTIHRGTVQDRQETRIGSDNLLMAYVHVAHDCVVGDHTILANCATLAGHVTVGDWAILGGGTMVHQFCHIGAHSMSAGGSIVLKDIPAYVMASGQSASAHGLNAEGLKRRGFSREVIAELRRAYKVIYRQGLTLAQAIEALESDFGDIKEVQHMIETLRKAHRGIVR; encoded by the coding sequence ATGGCGACACAGGTTTGGACGGGCGTCCATCCTCAGGCGATTGTCGATCCCTCCGCGAAACTGGGCAAAAACGTCACTGTTGGGCCTTGGAGCTTTGTCGGCCCGGGCGTGGAGATTGGGGATGGGACTGAAGTCCTGTCCCATGTCGTTATAAAGGGCCCGACCGTTGTCGGTCGCAATAACCGCATTTTTCAGTTCTGCAGTATCGGCGAGGAATGCCAGGACAAGAAGTACGCGGGTGAGCCAACGACGCTGGTGATCGGCGATAACAACGTTATCCGCGAAAACTGTACGATTCACCGGGGAACCGTACAGGATCGCCAGGAAACCCGCATTGGTAGTGACAACCTGTTGATGGCCTATGTTCATGTGGCGCACGACTGTGTCGTGGGCGACCACACTATACTGGCCAACTGCGCGACGCTTGCCGGCCACGTGACGGTGGGTGACTGGGCGATCCTGGGTGGCGGTACCATGGTGCATCAATTCTGTCATATCGGCGCTCATAGCATGAGCGCCGGTGGCAGCATCGTGTTGAAAGATATTCCGGCTTACGTGATGGCCAGTGGCCAATCGGCCTCGGCCCACGGCCTCAACGCCGAAGGGCTCAAGCGCCGTGGCTTTTCACGCGAAGTGATTGCTGAGTTGCGGCGTGCCTATAAGGTTATTTACCGTCAGGGGTTAACGCTGGCGCAGGCCATCGAGGCGCTCGAGAGTGATTTCGGCGATATCAAAGAAGTCCAGCATATGATCGAAACCCTGCGCAAGGCGCACCGGGGCATTGTACGGTAA
- the fabZ gene encoding 3-hydroxyacyl-ACP dehydratase FabZ, which yields MMHIEEIMEFLPHRYPFLLVDRVTEVEKGQSIVGYKNISINEPFFNGHFPGKPIMPGVLIIEAMAQLSGILGFVTVGRKPSDGVIHYLAGSSKVRFKRPVVPGDQLRLESRFVTDKHGIWKFDCRALVGDEVACVAEIMTAEREV from the coding sequence ATGATGCATATTGAAGAAATTATGGAATTCCTGCCCCATCGTTATCCATTCTTGCTGGTGGATCGCGTCACGGAAGTCGAAAAAGGGCAGTCAATAGTGGGTTACAAGAACATCTCGATCAACGAGCCGTTCTTTAATGGCCATTTTCCGGGTAAACCTATTATGCCCGGTGTTCTGATTATTGAGGCTATGGCCCAGCTCTCCGGAATCCTCGGGTTTGTGACCGTCGGCCGGAAACCGTCAGATGGCGTGATACACTACCTCGCTGGCTCCAGTAAGGTGCGCTTCAAGCGTCCCGTGGTGCCTGGGGATCAACTCCGGCTTGAGTCGCGCTTCGTGACGGATAAGCACGGTATCTGGAAATTTGACTGCCGCGCTCTGGTGGGTGATGAGGTCGCCTGCGTGGCGGAAATCATGACCGCTGAGAGAGAAGTTTGA
- the lpxD gene encoding UDP-3-O-(3-hydroxymyristoyl)glucosamine N-acyltransferase translates to MTNNVHSLGEIAQALGAKVVGDANVQINGIATLQSAGEGQISFLANPAYGRYLKDTRAAAVILSPEMAEQCPTNVLLLDNPYLGYARLSHWFDPQPKPEAGIHPSAVVDPSATVADSASIGPQAVIEAGAAIAERAVIGAGCFVGARSAVGEDSRLDARVTLYHDVIVGKRCLILSGAVVGSAGFGFANDKGVWHRIAQVGGVVVGDDVEIGANTTIDRGALDNTRIDNGVKLDNLVQIAHNVTIGEHTALAALVGVAGSTRIGRHCVVGGASGIAGHLEIGDQVHLTGMTMVTRSLKEPGVYSSGVGVDTNRRWQKNVVRFRQLNEMARKLRELEKKLLKRA, encoded by the coding sequence ATGACGAACAATGTCCATTCGCTGGGTGAGATCGCCCAGGCGCTTGGTGCCAAAGTTGTGGGCGATGCGAATGTACAGATCAACGGCATCGCGACACTGCAGTCTGCCGGAGAAGGGCAGATTTCTTTTCTGGCCAATCCGGCATACGGCCGTTACCTGAAAGACACCCGGGCAGCGGCCGTTATCCTCTCTCCCGAGATGGCGGAGCAGTGTCCGACCAATGTCCTGTTACTGGATAATCCCTACCTCGGTTATGCTCGGCTCAGCCATTGGTTTGATCCACAACCCAAGCCTGAGGCGGGCATCCATCCTTCGGCGGTGGTCGATCCCTCAGCAACTGTCGCGGATTCGGCATCGATCGGCCCTCAGGCTGTCATCGAGGCCGGAGCGGCGATTGCCGAGCGGGCGGTCATCGGCGCGGGCTGCTTCGTGGGTGCACGGTCGGCGGTTGGTGAAGATTCGCGACTCGATGCCCGGGTAACGCTCTATCACGACGTCATCGTCGGAAAACGCTGTCTTATCCTAAGTGGCGCCGTGGTCGGTTCCGCCGGCTTTGGCTTTGCCAACGACAAAGGCGTTTGGCACAGGATTGCCCAGGTGGGTGGGGTCGTCGTCGGTGACGATGTCGAGATTGGTGCCAACACCACAATCGACCGCGGTGCGCTGGACAACACGCGAATCGATAATGGTGTCAAGCTGGATAACCTGGTTCAGATCGCGCATAACGTCACTATCGGTGAGCACACTGCCTTGGCTGCCCTGGTGGGGGTTGCCGGTAGCACCCGTATTGGACGTCATTGCGTTGTCGGTGGAGCATCGGGCATTGCCGGTCACCTCGAGATTGGCGACCAAGTGCATCTCACCGGCATGACTATGGTGACTCGAAGCCTCAAGGAGCCCGGCGTTTACTCGTCAGGTGTGGGCGTAGACACAAACCGTCGGTGGCAAAAAAATGTCGTGCGATTCCGTCAGCTCAATGAGATGGCGCGGAAGTTGCGCGAGCTTGAGAAGAAACTGCTTAAACGAGCCTGA
- a CDS encoding OmpH family outer membrane protein, whose translation MMKKLMVATMAMVLALPALAETNIGVVDLRRALFSSEGAQAFSDKLQSEFADDEAKVRDAQEKARKLKERIEKDGAMMNETERTELTSQFKESVQEFNYLKNRLDSTVSGRKQQFLEQARPKVDAAVKSLLEEHDLDLVLPSEAVVYAKPDMDLTEQLIEKLNN comes from the coding sequence ATGATGAAGAAGTTGATGGTAGCGACGATGGCCATGGTTCTGGCGCTGCCGGCCCTGGCCGAGACCAACATCGGTGTAGTGGACCTCCGCCGGGCGTTATTCTCCTCCGAGGGCGCTCAAGCGTTCAGCGACAAGCTGCAGTCCGAATTTGCCGACGATGAAGCCAAGGTGAGAGACGCGCAGGAAAAGGCGCGTAAGCTTAAGGAGCGTATCGAAAAAGACGGTGCAATGATGAATGAAACGGAGCGCACGGAACTGACGAGTCAGTTCAAGGAAAGCGTTCAGGAATTCAACTACCTCAAAAACCGTCTCGACTCCACGGTTAGCGGCCGCAAGCAGCAGTTCCTGGAGCAGGCACGGCCAAAAGTGGATGCCGCGGTGAAGTCGTTGCTGGAGGAGCATGATCTGGATCTTGTCCTGCCCAGCGAAGCCGTGGTTTACGCCAAGCCGGATATGGACCTGACTGAACAACTGATCGAGAAGCTGAACAACTAA
- the bamA gene encoding outer membrane protein assembly factor BamA, producing MRRSLLSVAVGLMTAVGALPTALADEFVVSDIEVEGLQRVSAGTVFGSFPVSIGEEIDEVSLADAIKNLFQTGLFTDLSASRDDNVLVLSVKERPAISSIDIEGNQAIETEMLRGALDSAGLQEGQVFKRATLERLELEILRSYVAQGRYNARVTATAEELPRNRVAIKLDINEGDVASIRHINVIGNEAFSDEELLGLFELETSNWWTSITSADKYARERLSGDLESLRSWYLDRGYIDFNVESSQVSISPDKKDVFITIAINEGPQYTLSDIDLRGELILEESELRELIKMESGDIFSRQELTDTSERLSRRLGREGYTFANVNAVPETGENNTASVTFFVEPGNRAYVRRVNFNGNVSTRDEVLRQEMVQMEGAVASTDLIEYSKTKLERLGFFKTVDVETVRVPGRDDQIDVNYSVEEQATGSLSASVGFSQVSGIILGASVSENNFFGTGKRVSIGANFSDSIKSANFSYQDPYYTVDGVSRGFSLFARETDFEEQDISSFLLDEYGGRMTFGYPIDSVTRLNFGVGYTHTNVKTNDFPAVEVEDFIDDQGDSFNSYFLTGSWSKNTLNRGVLPTDGFSHSISVDIAVPGSDITYYKLNHRTNFYQPINNAETWVFRTRTDIGYGDGYGDSTVMPFYEHFFAGGYGSVRGFEANSLGPLATNNPQDLSDPDPFGGNLLTEASVELIFPTPFAGDSRSMRTAFFLDAGQVFDSDRGYDPELGEIRLSAGVGFQWITAIGPLAFSLGKALNAESGDDTQVFQFSLGQSF from the coding sequence ATGAGACGTTCTCTTCTGAGTGTGGCTGTAGGCCTCATGACCGCAGTTGGGGCCTTGCCGACGGCTCTGGCTGACGAATTTGTGGTTTCCGATATCGAGGTTGAAGGCTTGCAGCGCGTTTCTGCGGGCACGGTATTCGGTTCCTTTCCTGTCAGCATCGGTGAGGAGATCGATGAAGTCTCGTTGGCCGACGCCATCAAAAACCTGTTTCAAACAGGGCTGTTCACGGATCTAAGCGCAAGTCGGGACGATAATGTTCTGGTGCTTTCGGTCAAAGAAAGGCCGGCAATCAGCTCTATTGATATCGAGGGCAACCAGGCCATCGAGACCGAGATGCTGCGGGGGGCGCTGGATAGCGCGGGTCTGCAGGAAGGTCAGGTATTCAAGCGCGCGACCCTGGAGCGGCTGGAACTCGAAATTCTGCGCTCCTACGTCGCTCAGGGTCGCTATAACGCCCGGGTCACGGCTACTGCGGAAGAGTTGCCGCGAAACCGTGTGGCGATCAAGCTGGATATTAACGAAGGCGATGTAGCCTCTATCCGGCATATCAACGTTATCGGCAACGAAGCCTTCTCCGACGAGGAACTCCTCGGGCTGTTCGAGCTTGAAACATCGAACTGGTGGACGTCCATCACCAGTGCCGACAAGTATGCCAGAGAGCGCCTCAGCGGCGATCTAGAAAGCTTGCGTTCCTGGTACTTGGATCGCGGCTACATCGATTTCAATGTGGAGTCCAGCCAGGTCTCCATATCTCCGGACAAGAAAGACGTCTTCATCACCATCGCGATTAACGAAGGCCCCCAGTACACCCTCTCCGACATCGATCTCAGGGGTGAGCTGATTCTTGAGGAAAGTGAGCTGCGCGAGCTTATCAAGATGGAGTCGGGCGATATATTCTCGCGTCAGGAACTGACGGATACGTCCGAACGCCTGTCTCGCCGTTTGGGCCGGGAAGGGTACACGTTTGCCAACGTGAACGCCGTTCCCGAGACGGGCGAGAACAATACGGCTTCGGTTACCTTTTTCGTAGAGCCGGGCAACCGTGCCTACGTACGCCGCGTCAATTTCAACGGCAACGTGTCGACCCGTGATGAAGTGTTGCGCCAGGAAATGGTGCAGATGGAGGGCGCCGTAGCCTCTACAGACCTTATAGAGTACTCCAAGACAAAACTCGAGCGGCTCGGCTTTTTTAAAACCGTGGACGTGGAAACCGTCCGGGTGCCGGGGCGGGACGATCAGATTGACGTGAACTATTCGGTTGAGGAGCAAGCGACCGGCAGCCTGTCCGCGTCCGTGGGCTTCTCCCAGGTCTCCGGGATTATCCTTGGCGCCAGCGTCTCCGAGAATAATTTCTTCGGCACTGGCAAGCGGGTATCTATCGGCGCCAACTTCAGCGACTCGATCAAGAGCGCCAATTTCTCCTACCAGGACCCTTACTACACGGTTGACGGCGTCAGCCGGGGATTCAGTCTGTTCGCCCGGGAGACGGATTTCGAAGAGCAGGATATTTCCTCATTCCTGCTCGACGAATACGGCGGCCGTATGACGTTTGGCTATCCCATCGACAGCGTGACGCGGCTGAACTTTGGGGTGGGCTACACCCACACCAACGTTAAGACTAACGATTTCCCGGCCGTTGAAGTCGAAGATTTTATCGACGATCAGGGCGATAGCTTCAATAGTTACTTCCTCACGGGTTCCTGGAGTAAAAACACGCTTAACCGCGGCGTGTTGCCTACGGATGGCTTCAGCCACTCCATTTCAGTGGATATCGCCGTCCCGGGCAGTGACATCACGTATTACAAGCTAAACCATCGCACCAATTTCTATCAGCCCATCAATAACGCTGAAACATGGGTATTCCGCACGCGTACGGACATCGGCTATGGCGATGGCTACGGTGATTCCACTGTGATGCCATTCTACGAACATTTCTTCGCTGGTGGTTATGGTTCGGTGCGAGGGTTTGAAGCGAACTCGCTGGGTCCGCTGGCCACGAATAATCCCCAAGATCTTTCTGATCCGGACCCGTTTGGCGGTAACCTGCTTACCGAGGCCAGTGTCGAGCTAATTTTCCCGACGCCATTTGCGGGTGACTCCAGGTCGATGCGCACGGCGTTCTTCCTGGACGCGGGTCAGGTGTTCGACTCGGACCGTGGCTACGACCCGGAGCTGGGCGAAATTCGGTTGTCGGCAGGCGTGGGGTTCCAGTGGATCACGGCCATCGGCCCGCTGGCCTTTAGTTTGGGCAAGGCCCTCAACGCCGAGTCGGGTGACGACACTCAGGTCTTCCAGTTCTCCCTCGGACAGAGCTTCTGA